A genomic region of Arvicola amphibius chromosome 7, mArvAmp1.2, whole genome shotgun sequence contains the following coding sequences:
- the LOC119819298 gene encoding synaptophysin-like protein 1, which produces MSAFQINLNPLKEPLGFIKILEWFASIFAFATCGGFKGKTEILVSCPSKGVVNKTATAAFGYPFRLNWASFHSDSSGTVCNVTWENHVLIGDYSSSAQFYATFAVFVFLYCMAALVLYVGYTSLYRESSKLPMIDFIVTLVATFLWLVSSSAWAKALTDIKITTGQNIIKELAPCQQPQEPLCYFDSVTSMGSLNVSVIFGFLNMILWGGNAWFVYKETSLHSPSNTSASHSQGGIPPPSGI; this is translated from the coding sequence ATGTCCGCCTTCCAGATCAACCTCAACCCGCTCAAGGAGCCGCTCGGCTTCATCAAGATCCTGGAGTGGTTTGCTTCCATCTTTGCTTTTGCCACCTGTGGCGGGTTTAAGGGCAAAACCGAGATTCTAGTGAGTTGTCCTTCTAAGGGTGTTGTGAACAAGACGGCTACAGCGGCGTTTGGATACCCGTTCAGGTTGAACTGGGCGTCCTTCCACTCAGACTCCAGTGGCACCGTGTGTAATGTGACGTGGGAAAACCACGTCCTCATCGGTGACTACTCCTCCTCTGCGCAGTTCTACGCCACCTTTGCCGTCTTCGTGTTCCTCTACTGCATGGCTGCCCTAGTGCTCTACGTGGGCTACACCAGCCTCTACCGGGAGAGCAGCAAGCTGCCCATGATTGACTTTATTGTTACTCTTGTTGCCACATTTCTGTGGCTGGTGAGTTCCTCGGCCTGGGCTAAAGCTCTTACAGATATTAAGATAACTACCGGACAGAATATTATTAAGGAGCTTGCTCCCTGTCAGCAGCCACAAGAACCCTTGTGTTACTTTGACTCTGTGACGAGTATGGGATCCCTGAATGTGTCTGTGATCTTTGGCTTTCTGAATATGATACTTTGGGGAGGAAATGCTTGGTTTGTGTACAAGGAGACCAGCTTACATAGTCCATCAAATACGTCAGCTTCCCACAGCCAAGGAGGCATCCCACCCCCTTCTGGAATATAA